Proteins encoded together in one Triticum dicoccoides isolate Atlit2015 ecotype Zavitan chromosome 7B, WEW_v2.0, whole genome shotgun sequence window:
- the LOC119337463 gene encoding uncharacterized protein LOC119337463, translating to MKLMGSRRSGGGLSRSLKEHRARLYIIQRCVVMLLRWHD from the coding sequence ATGAAGCTTATGGGGAGCCGGAGGAGCGGAGGAGGCCTGAGCAGGAGCCTCAAGGAGCACAGGGCCAGGCTCTACATCATCCAGCGCTGCGTCGTCATGCTGCTGCGCTGGCACGACTGA